A genome region from Prinia subflava isolate CZ2003 ecotype Zambia chromosome 12, Cam_Psub_1.2, whole genome shotgun sequence includes the following:
- the CDK3 gene encoding cyclin-dependent kinase 3 isoform X1, which yields MEAIQESFQKVEKIGEGTYGVVYKARNKRTGQLVALKKIRLDAESEGVPSTAIREISLLKELKHPNIVRLLDVIHSQKKLYIVFEYLNQDLKKYMDSCQGGELPLSLVKNYLYQLLQGVSFCHSHRVIHRDLKPQNLLINEAGAIKLADFGLARAFGVPLRTYTHEVVTLWYRAPEILLGCRYYSTPVDIWSIGCIFAEMMTRKALFAGDSEIDQLFQIFRILGTPNEVTWPGVTQLPDYKRSFPRWPGKEMKDIVPNLDRDGRDLLTQLLLYDPSKRISAKAALNHQYFLCRNSGSSEQQPVLWRDCR from the exons ATGGAGGCCATCCAGGAGTCGTTCCAGAAGGTGGAGAAGATCGGGGAGGGCACCTATGGCGTGGTGTACAAGGCTCGCAACAAGCGCACGGGGCAGCTGGTGGCCCTCAAGAAGATCCGCCTGGACGC GGAGTCAGagggtgtccccagcactgcaatCCGGGAAATCTcactgctgaaggagctgaagcacCCTAACATAGTCAG GCTCTTGGATGTCATACACAGCCAGAAGAAACTCTATATAGTATTTGAGTATCTAAATCAGGACCTGAAGAAGTACATGGACTCATGCCAAGGTGGAGAGCTTCCTTTAAGCTTGGTCAAG AACTACCTTtaccagctgctgcagggtgtgagCTTCTGCCACTCACACAGGGTCATCCACAGGGACCTGAAGCCACAGAACTTGCTCATTAACGAAGCAGGAGCAATCAAGCTGGCTGATTTTGGACTGGCAAGAGCTTTCGGGGTCCCCCTACGCACCTACACTCATGAG GTGGTGACTCTGTGGTACCGGGCCCCTGAGATACTGCTGGGATGCAGATACTACTCCACCCCTGTGGATATCTGGAGCATCGGCTGCATCTTTGCAGAAATG ATGACCAGGAAGGCCCTGTTTGCAGGGGACTCTGAGATCGATCAGCTCTTCCAGATCTTTCGCATCCTGGGCACTCCTAATGAGGTGACGTGGCCTGGTGTGACCCAGCTCCCTGACTACAAGCGCAGCTTTCCCCGGTGGCCAGGGAAGGAGATGAAGGACATTGTTCCAAACTTAGATCGAGATGGGAGAGACTTACTGACG CAATTGCTCCTGTATGATCCCAGCAAGCGCATCTCAGCCAAAGCAGCCCTCAACCACCAGTACTTCCTCTGCAGAAACTCTGGGAGCTCTGAACAGCAACCTGTGCTGTGGAGAGATTGCAGATGA
- the CDK3 gene encoding cyclin-dependent kinase 3 isoform X2 — MEAIQESFQKVEKIGEGTYGVVYKARNKRTGQLVALKKIRLDALLDVIHSQKKLYIVFEYLNQDLKKYMDSCQGGELPLSLVKNYLYQLLQGVSFCHSHRVIHRDLKPQNLLINEAGAIKLADFGLARAFGVPLRTYTHEMTRKALFAGDSEIDQLFQIFRILGTPNEVTWPGVTQLPDYKRSFPRWPGKEMKDIVPNLDRDGRDLLTQLLLYDPSKRISAKAALNHQYFLCRNSGSSEQQPVLWRDCR, encoded by the exons ATGGAGGCCATCCAGGAGTCGTTCCAGAAGGTGGAGAAGATCGGGGAGGGCACCTATGGCGTGGTGTACAAGGCTCGCAACAAGCGCACGGGGCAGCTGGTGGCCCTCAAGAAGATCCGCCTGGACGC GCTCTTGGATGTCATACACAGCCAGAAGAAACTCTATATAGTATTTGAGTATCTAAATCAGGACCTGAAGAAGTACATGGACTCATGCCAAGGTGGAGAGCTTCCTTTAAGCTTGGTCAAG AACTACCTTtaccagctgctgcagggtgtgagCTTCTGCCACTCACACAGGGTCATCCACAGGGACCTGAAGCCACAGAACTTGCTCATTAACGAAGCAGGAGCAATCAAGCTGGCTGATTTTGGACTGGCAAGAGCTTTCGGGGTCCCCCTACGCACCTACACTCATGAG ATGACCAGGAAGGCCCTGTTTGCAGGGGACTCTGAGATCGATCAGCTCTTCCAGATCTTTCGCATCCTGGGCACTCCTAATGAGGTGACGTGGCCTGGTGTGACCCAGCTCCCTGACTACAAGCGCAGCTTTCCCCGGTGGCCAGGGAAGGAGATGAAGGACATTGTTCCAAACTTAGATCGAGATGGGAGAGACTTACTGACG CAATTGCTCCTGTATGATCCCAGCAAGCGCATCTCAGCCAAAGCAGCCCTCAACCACCAGTACTTCCTCTGCAGAAACTCTGGGAGCTCTGAACAGCAACCTGTGCTGTGGAGAGATTGCAGATGA